In the genome of Pontibacter actiniarum, the window GTGGTGCAAATATAGCGGATTCATTTTTGGATATGCAAGCTTTCGTTCAGAAAAAAAATATTTTATTTTCTAAATATACGTTTTGTGAAGAATTAATACTATACTTACTCAGACACTTACCATACTTACTATGACGAGAGCTACGAAGACGAAATTTGTGCGTGAGTACCCTATCAACGCCTCCGCTAAGCTGCTTTACCCTTACCTAAGCACACCCAGCGGCCTGTCGCAGTGGTTCTGTGACGACGTGAATGTAGACGAGAACAAAATTCTGAACTTTATCTGGGACGGGCGCAGCCACTTCGCAGAGGTGACCAGCCACCGCACCAACCGCTCTATCCGCTTTCTGTTTTTGAGCGACGACAAGCGCCACGTGACGGATGCCCCGTATGTGGATCTTTCCATCGAGAGCAGCGAACTTACCCAGGAGCAGTTCCTGAAAGTGGTGGACTACTCTGACGAGGACGACGAAGTGGAACTGGAGGAGCTGTGGGACAACCTGATGCAAAATCTGCGCGAAATAGTAGGCGGGTAGCAGGTTTGCAGGACTAACTGCTTATCTTTGCATGATAATTGCTGGTTTGTACCGGATTAAAAGCGGCCTGTTACATGCGGCCGCTCACGTTATTGCGCATGAAGAAACTTGATAAGCTGATACTCCGGGCTTTTTTCGGC includes:
- a CDS encoding START-like domain-containing protein, encoding MTRATKTKFVREYPINASAKLLYPYLSTPSGLSQWFCDDVNVDENKILNFIWDGRSHFAEVTSHRTNRSIRFLFLSDDKRHVTDAPYVDLSIESSELTQEQFLKVVDYSDEDDEVELEELWDNLMQNLREIVGG